In Chaetodon trifascialis isolate fChaTrf1 chromosome 2, fChaTrf1.hap1, whole genome shotgun sequence, one DNA window encodes the following:
- the radil gene encoding ras-associating and dilute domain-containing protein isoform X2 produces the protein MFYGSSSGASMSLPSKSRLKRQSRTFTQVLYRTLSYRDRVPVETGTNTRGDRRSTTEPPERPADDPAELSTQSSAPGVLKIFGDEICAGANYKSVLATPRSSAQELVKEALERYSLNKNAAHSYVLCDVIGRLEGGGGIGGGGWRTECLRALGDNEKPLLLQELWKPREGHARRFELRRRAEVEELNAKEKDTITAGPKASQFLAALMGRSGLGKHRSSPLRSGRVVQSSSKDINAQARKLQRNRAKGTLTLPRSSNSSFCRSLSETSLNQLGVGEEPKRYYSTLPGPLRAREREAASGGRRKEEGSQGGGGVRHSLYQSPHLLLLQGFNRQDCLVYLLNREQHTVGQETPSARPNICLFSPDILPLHCRLRRVPAPRRHASNNNKGEELAESQRFCVAVEPVLHATVLVNFSRCERSTTLRHGDLLSFGAHYIFLYKDPTGAKPLPAQTLARLRSLGQLYDAGVEEGEGGAQTCKMCGSVLKDRAAQVSSAPAVRRSFKPHLVKPRIGVTAAAGPLSLSGGDVGGGGGAGGRVGGGQKRRLQLEFDQAHEDQLLNRIVSLIEPGGDDHKLTPAYLLCLCIQHSASSFPPGSFGKLLLKIVRRIQTIAWERTKELAQKQAQHQDPASLSLLSISDLIPDLQTIFFWMSNSIEILYFIQQRAPAYTHSIETMQGSKESLLSATISANEEAMTILEEVIMYTFQQCVYYITKALYVVLPGLLDCNPFPVDSSEPCWKGGVGFPEPVRRVLQVFQNAQELLQGYQVHPEIQAQMFAYLFFFSNVSLFNQLMDKGPSRGWFQRSKVLQIQACLRMVMEWASRSGLGHLADKFFTKLNSTVSILATPPQQLTQLSWRALSSEHPTLKPVQLHRILTQYQLTAEIGPVPTWQPSSEDEAYIYRTVDLLESFENHPPIVLPSAGFRVDLDGECVEDSIYRQLLYVRHYLWGLRTKTQTHGSTPGVHTHSNGTNTADWPDVQRELLPPAHSSPRSGGPGDEVTAETGEERGRDRPPGQSHTHSLRRNGAIHHPRAANPDPSCLLTPPNTPLYPEGGGGGGGGPIVGPNTQTNGCTGRTVAECKKTNGLIANGLEVELDKGPYGLGMGLIDGLHTPLNAPGIYIRTLIPDGPAASDGRLRIGDRILAVNGTSLIGADYQSAVDLIRLGGGRLRFLVAKSDPDVSEKISASSC, from the exons ATGTTCTACGGTTCTTCCTCCGGGGCCAGTATGTCCCTGCCGTCCAAGAGCCGCCTGAAACGCCAGAGCAGGACCttcacacag GTCCTGTACCGTACTCTGAGTTACAGAGACCGTGTCCCAGTAGAAACTGGGACAAACACCCGTGGGGACCGGCGCTCGACGACTGAGCCCCCTGAGCGACCGGCGGACGACCCAGCCGAACTCTCCACACAGAGCTCGGCCCCCGGGGTCCTGAAGATTTTTGGAGATGAGATTTGTGCCGGTGCCAACTACAAGAGCGTCCTGGCCACGCCGCGCTCCAGTGCGCAGGAACTGGTCAAAGAGGCGCTCGAGCGTTACTCGCTCAACAAGAACGCCGCCCACTCTTACGTCCTGTGCGACGTGATCGGGCGTTTGGAGGGGGGAGGCGGGATAGGAGGAGGGGGCTGGAGAACCGAATGCCTGCGCGCGCTGGGGGACAACGAAAAGCCGCTGCTCCTCCAGGAGCTGTGGAAACCTCGAGAGGGACACGCTCGCAGGTTCGAGCTGCGCAGgagagcagaggtggaggaactTAACGCCAAGGAGAAGGATACCATCACTGCCG GGCCCAAAGCCTCCCAATTCCTGGCGGCTCTAATGGGTCGGTCCGGGCTGGGCAAACACAGGAGCTCCCCCCTGCGGTCTGGTCGAGTGGTACAGTCCAGCTCTAAAG ATATTAATGCTCAGGCTCGTAAGCTCCAGAGGAACAGGGCGAAGGGGACGCTGACCCTGCCCCGGTCCAGCAACTCATCCTTCTGCCGCAGCCTCAGCGAAACGAGCCTCAACCAG ctgggAGTGGGAGAGGAGCCCAAGCGTTATTACTCCACCCTGCCAGGGCCCTTAAGGGCTCGAGAACGTGAGGCGGCCTCCGGCGGgcggaggaaagaggaggggagtcagggaggaggaggggtgaggcaCTCGCTTTACCAGTCGCCGCACCTCCTGCTGCTACAGGGATTCAATCGGCAG gacTGCTTGGTGTACCTGCtgaacagagagcagcacacGGTGGGTCAGGAGACTCCATCAGCTCGCCCCAACATCTGCCTCTTCTCCCCCGACATCCTGCCCCTCCACTGCCGCCTGCGCCGAGTCCCCGCACCCCGTCGTCAtgccagcaacaacaacaagggAGAAGAGCTGGCGGAGAGTCAGCGGTTCTGCGTCGCCGTCGAGCCGGTGCTCCATGCCACAGTTCTGGTGAACTTTTCCCGCTGCGAGCGCTCCACCACGCTGCGACACGGTGACCTCCTCTCCTTCGGAGCGCATTACATCTTCTTGTATAAGGACCCCACGGGTGCTAAGCCTCTGCCCGCTCAGACCTTGGCACGCCTGCGCTCCCTGGGGCAGCTTTACGACgcaggggtggaggagggagagggcgGGGCTCAGACGTGTAAGATGTGTGGCTCTGTGCTGAAGGACAGAGCAGCGCAGGTGTCAAGTGCCCCGGCAGTGAGACGCAGCTTCAAACCTCACCTGGTAAAACCCCGCATCGGGGTGACGGCGGCGGCAGGGCCCCTGAGTCTGTCAGGAGGGGACgttggtggaggaggaggagcaggaggaagagtaGGAGGAGGTCAGAAAAGAAGGCTGCAGCTGGAGTTTGACCAGGCTCACGAGGACCAGCTGTTGAACAGGATTGTGTCTCTCATAGAACCTGGAG GAGACGACCATAAGCTGACGCCTGCctacctgctgtgtctctgcataCAACACTCTGCCTCGAGCTTCCCACCTGGGAGTTTtggaaaactgctgctgaagaTTGTCAGACGAATCCAGACCATCGCATGg GAGAGGACAAAGGAGCTGGCTCAGAAGCAAGCTCAGCA CCAGGACCCGGCCTCCCTGTCTCTGCTCAGTATCTCAGACTTGATTCCAGACCTGCAGACCATCTTCTTCTGGATGTCCAACTCCATCGAGATCCTCTACTTTATACAGCAAAGAGCCCCAGCGTACACACACAGCATAGAGACAATGCAAG GGTCAAAGGAGTCGTTGCTATCGGCGACCATATCAGCCAATGAGGAGGCAATGACTATCTTGGAAGAAGTGATCATGTACACTTTCCAGCAATGTGTCTACTATATCACCAAG gCCCTTTATGTAGTGTTACCTGGCTTGTTAGACTGTAATCCATTCCCAGTTGACAGCTCTGAGCCCTGCTGGAAAGGAGGTGTAGGGTTTCCTGAGCCTGTGCGCAGGGTCCTGCAG GTGTTTCAGAACGCCCAGGAGCTTCTGCAGGGCTACCAGGTCCACCCGGAGATCCAGGCTCAGATGTTTGCttacctcttcttcttctccaacGTGTCGCTTTTTAACCAGCTAATGGACAAAG gtCCGTCTCGGGGTTGGTTCCAGCGCTCCAAGGTGCTGCAGATTCAGGCGTGTTTGCGGATGGTCATGGAGTGGGCGAGCAGGTCCGGTCTGGGACATCTGGCCGACAAATTCTTCACCAAGCTCAACAGCACTGTGTCCATACTGGCCACACCCCCGCAACAGCTCACACAG TTGAGCTGGCGAGCTTTGTCCAGTGAGCATCCGACTCTGAAACCGGTCCAGCTGCACCGGATCCTAACCCAGTACCAGCTCACAGCAGAGATAGGCCCCGTACCAACATGGCAACCCAGCAGTGAGGACGAGGCGTACATATACAGAACAG tggaCCTCCTGGAGAGCTTTGAGAACCACCCTCCCATAGTGCTGCCCAGCGCCGGCTTCAGAGTGGACCTGGACGGCGAGTGTGTGGAAGACAGCATCTACAGACAGCTGCTGTACGTCCGCCACTACCTGTGGGGGCTGCGCACCAAGACGCAAACACATGGCAGCACTCCcggcgtgcacacacactccaacggAACCAACACAGCCGACTGGCCCGACGTTCAG AGGGAGTTGTTGCCTCCGGCCCACAGCAGCCCCCGCTCTGGGGGTCCTGGGGACGAGGTGACggcagagacaggagaggagagaggccgGGACAGACCGCCGggccaatcacacacacacagcctcagaaGGAACGGCGCCATCCACCACCCTCGAGCAGCAAATCCAGACCCGTCCTGCCTCCTGACCCCTCCCAACACCCCGCTGTAcccagagggaggaggaggtggaggaggagggccgATCGTAGGCCCTAACACCCAGACTAACGGCTGCACCGGCAGAACGGTGGCAGAATGTAAAAAGACCAACGGACTCATCGCCAACGGACTGGAGG